DNA sequence from the Streptomyces sp. CA-210063 genome:
CGGGCCGACGGAAACGTCGTTGCGTGGGGCGGGGCGGCGGGAGACCGTACGAGTCGTTCAGTCGGAGGGGCTGGACCGTGCGAGAGGGAGCGGCGCTGTGGGTGGAGTGAGCGGGAGCGGTCACGGGGACGCGCGCGAGGGTGGAAGCCCGGCGGACGGGGCGGGCGGGGCGATCCGGTGGACGTACGCCTTCGTCGACCGGCCGGCGGCCGGGTTCGAGCGGGCCTGTGCCTTCTGGACGGCCGTCACGGCGGCCAAGCTGTCCGAACCGCGAGGCGAGCGGGGTGAGTTCGTGACCCTGCTGCCCGAGACGGGCGACGCGTGCGTGAAGGCGCAAGGGGTCGCGTCCGGTGACGGCGGCGCTCATCTGGACTTCGCCGCCGAGGACGTACCCGCGCTCGTGGACCGGGCGGTCCGGCTCGGCGCCGAGGTGGTCACCCCGAACGACGGCTGGGCGGTGCTGCGCTCGCCCGCCGGACATCTCTTCTGCGTGGTGCCGTGGCACGGGGAGTCGGTACGGACGCCGGTGGTCGAGGGGAGCCGGCTGGATCAGGTGTGCCTGGACGTGTCACCGGCCGAGTTCGACGGCGAGGTCGCGTTCTGGGCGGCCCTGTCGGGCTGGGACTCCCGCGCGGGCTCCCTCCCGGAGTTCCACGTCCTGCGCCCACCGACGGGTCTCCCCATCCGCATCCTCCTCCAACGCCTCGACACCCCCCGCCCCGCCTCCGCCCACCTCGACCTCGCCTGCGCCGACATCGACGCCACCCGCACCCGCCACGAACACCTCGGCGCCACGTTCGTGGCCGGCCACCCGCACTGGACGGTGATGCGAGACCCGGCGGGCGGCACATACTGCCTGACGGGCCGCGACCCGGAAACGGGCGGATTGCCACCCAGGGCCGAGTGACGCGGACGGGTAGGGCGCCGCCAGCGGGGGCAACCCCGCCCCGGCGGATCCCGTCAGGCCTTCTTTTCGGTGCTCGCCTCAGCGGTCTCAGCGGTCTCAGCGGTCACCTCGACCTGCTTATCTGCCTCCCCCACGTGCACGTCATGACCACCATGCGCGTCATGACCACCATGCGCGCCATGGCTTCCGTGCGTCCGCCGGGCCACGGCCCGGGGCTTCTCCGCGGCGGCCGTCTGGGCCTCGACGGCCTCGTCGACGTACGCCTCACATTTGGGGTTTCTGCACGGCCCCGGACTCCACACGGGTACCCACGCGCCCAGCGTCTTGTGCCGCCGTACGACCGTGGCCACCGGCTGTCCGCAGACCGGGCAGACCTGTTCGTCGATGCCCATGCGTCCAGGGTATTGCCGATGGCGCCAGGGCGCTCCCCGCCGCACACGGACCATCGGCGACCGGCCAGGCGACCATCGCCCGCCCGGCCGCTGGGCCGCCCAGGCCGCCGGCCGACGCGACCCCGCCCCGTCAGCGCTTCCTGCTGTACGTCCGCACCAGCACCCCGTTGTCGAAGCTCCGCACCTCGTCGAGCGTGAACTCGGAGACGGCGAACCCGGAGCCGAACATCGGCATACCGGTGCCCAGCACGATCGGATACGTCTTGATGATCAGCTCGTCGATCTCGTCGACCAGCGCGCCGGCGACGGCCGAGCCGCCGCACAGGTAGATGCCGAGTCCCCCGTCCTCCGCCTTGAGCTCGCGGACCTTGCCGACCAGGTCGTCCGAGATGATCTCGACGTTCGGGTCGGGCGACTCCTTCAGCGTGCGCGAGGCGACGTACTCGCGCAGATGGGCGAACGGGCTGGTGATGCCCTCCTTCAGCGCCACGTCGTAGCTGGCGCGGCCCTGGATGATCGTGTCGTAGTCCTTGTTCGCCAGACCGTCGGTGCCGATGAGCCGGCGCACCTGGGTCGGGTTGGTGTCCGGGTGCTCCGCCTTGAGGTACTCGGCGAAGTCGCCCACCACGAAGGGGTACATGAACGACGCGTCGCCGTCCGCGTCCCCGATGAAGCCGTCGATCGAACAGGCGATGAGGTACGTCAACTTGCGCAAACCGGTCTCTTTCCCTCGTCCGACAGGTGAGTGCTCCTGAGCCACTCACTCAACCACGTCAGTTATAGTACTTCAACTGTAGTGGTTGCAAGGGATTCAGATACTCCAGGAACTGAGGAGCGCGGATGGTCAGGAACCCGGAACGCAGGGCCGCTCTGCTGGACGCGGCGGTGGCGGTGCTGGCGCGGGAAGGAGCGCGCGGGCTGACGTTCCGCGCGGTGGACGCCGAGGCCGGCGTGCCGGTGGGCACCGCGTCCAACTACTTCGCCGACCGCGACGCCCTGCTCCACCAGATCGACACCCGGCTGCAGGAGCGGCTGACCCCCGACCCGGCCGTGGTCGAGGAACTGCTCAAGGCGCCGAAGGACCGCTCCCTGGTCATGGCTTTCATGCGCGACCTACTGGCCCGTGTGACCGGGGACCGCACCGGCTATCTCGCGCATCTGGAACTGCGCCTCGAAGCCACCCGCCGCCCCGCCCTGCACGCCTCGTACACCGAGTCGGTGCGCGGAGAGCTGGATTTTGGGATGAGCTTCCACCGCGAGGCGGGCCTCCCCGGAGGCGACGAGACCGTCATGGTCCTCTACCTGGCCATGCAGGGCCTCCTCCTCGAACACCTCACCCTGCCCGACGTCCTCGACAACGCCCTCCCCGGCGTCCCCGCCCCCGAAGGCCTGATGGAACGCATCGTGGAATCGATCGTCCCCGAGCACTGACGCCCCGAAAGGGGCGCGGGGAACTGCGCGAGCAACCACAACGCACCCGCACCCGCACCCGCACCCGCCGAACAACCCACATCCCCCGAGCTCTGAGGCGTAAGGGGAAGGGGGTCGCAGGGGCGCAGCCCCTGGGGATGGGACGGGTAGGGGCGGCGGGGGCGAACCCGAAAACCGGCGGGCCCCGCACACCGTGGGGATGTGCGGGACCCGCCGGCCATCCGAAGGCACCGGCACGGCACCGGGTCAGGTCAGCACCGCGCCAGCGCCTCCGGAGCCTCAAGCGGGCGGGTGTTCGCACCCGCGCCACCGGCGGTCGTGGAGGCCACTCGGCCCCACCTCAGCTGCTGCGACGCGTCACGAACTCGGCCAGCGCGAGAAGCCCGCCGGCCGACTCCGGGTCCGGTACCGCACGGGACAGTTCGTGCATGGCCCGGGCCATACGATCGGCCGCCTGGATCTGCGCCCAGTCACGACCACCGGCCCGCTCCACGACCAGCGCCGTACGCTCCAGGTCCCCCTCCTCGTACGGCAGCCCGTACAACTCGGCGAGTTCGGCGGCCTCCGGGGTGCCGGAGGCGAGCGCGGCGACCACCGGGAGGGACTTCTTGCGGACCATGAGGTCCGCCCCGGCCGGCTTGCCGGTGCGGCTCGGGTCCCCCCAGATGCCGATCACGTCGTCGATGAGCTGGAAGGCCAGCCCGGCCTCCCGCCCGAACGCGTCGAGGGCCTGGACGTCCTCCTCACCGGCCCCCGCGTACAACGCCCCCAGCGCGCAGGCGCAGCCGAGCAGCGCGCCCGTCTTCGCCTCGGCCATGGCGAGCACCTCGTCGAGGGTGACGTCCTGCGGACGGCGTCCTTCCATCTCGGTGTCCGTGTGCTGTCCCGCGCACAGTTCGACGACACAGGACGCGAGCCGCGCGGCGGCCGCCGCCGACGCCGGATGCGGGTCCTCAGCGAGCAGCTGCTGGGCCAGGGCCTGCAGCGCGTCCCCGGCGAGGATCGCGTCGGGGATCCCGAACACGGTCCACGCGGTGGCCCGGTGCCTGCGGGTGGTGTCCCGGTCCATCACGTCGTCGTGGAGCAGCGTGAAGTTGTGCACCAGCTCCACCGCCGCGGCGGCCCGTACGGCGGCGGACTCGCGGCCGCCGAGCGCGGCGACCGCGGCCAGGACCAGCGCGGGCCGTATCGCCTTGCCCGCGTTCCCCGCGGCCGGTGTGCCGTCCGCGTGCTCCCAGCCGAAGTGGTAGCGCGCGACCCGGCGCATCGAGCCGGGCAACGACCCGACGGCCCGGCGCAGTTCGGGGTCGACGGACACCCGCGCCTGCTCCAGGATCTCCGCCGCCTCCTGCCCGTCGAACGCACTCACCGCCCCCGACCGACCGACCGGCCCCCGAACACCGGCAGCAGCCCCTGGCATCACCGGCCCCACCGCATCGGCCGACTCCCCACCCTCCGCCGATTCACCGACTCCAGCCGAATCCCCGCCGCTCTCCGGATCCACGGCCCTCGCCGGCTCACCGACTCCCGCCGATCGCGCCGCTCCCGCCGAGCCCACCGCTCCCGTCGGGTCTGCGGGACTCGTGATGGGGCTCCGCCTTTCCGGGATCTCGCCTTGCAGAGTCCCGCCGTGTCCCCGCCCTGACGGGCGGGGACACGGCGTCCGGTCGGACAAGGTCACCGCCAGCGGCCGATCTCGACGTTCTCCAGAACGCCGAGCGCGTCGGGGACCAGGACCGCGGCCGAGTAGTAGGCCGTCACGAGGTACTTGATGATCGCCTGTTCGTTGATGCCCATGAAGCGCACGGACAGGCTGGGCTCGATCTCGTCCGGGATGTTCGCGGCCCGCAGACCGATGACGCCCTGGTCCTCCTCCCCGGTACGCATGGCGATGATCGACGTGGTCCTGGCCTCGGTCACCGGGATCTTGTTGCACGGGTAGATCGGCACGCCGCGCCAGGTCGGGATGCGGTTCCCGGCGATGTCGATGGTCTCGGGGACGAGTCCGCGCTTGTTGAGCTCGCGGCCGAACGCGGAGATCGCGCGCGGGTGGGCGAGCAGCAGCTTGGTGCCCCGGCGGCGGCTGAGCAGTTCGTCCAGGTCGTCGGGGCTGGGCACGCCGTCGTGCGGCTGGAGCCGCTGGTCGTACTCGCAGTTGTGGAGGAGGCCGAACTCGCGGTTGTTGATGAGCTCGTGCTCCTGGCGCTCCTTCAACGCCTCGACGGTCAGCCGGACCTGCTGCTCGGTCTGGTTCATCGGCTGGTTGTAGAGGTCGGCCACGCGCGTGTGGATGCGCAGCACGGTCTGGGCGACGCTCAGTTCGTACTCGCGCGGCGCGGCCTCGTAGTCGACGAAGGTGTGCGGGATGTCCGGCTCACCGCTGTGGCCGGCGGCGAGGTCGATCTCCTTCTCGCCGTACTTGTTGGTGCGCTGCGACGGGATGGAACGCTGCTCCTGAAGGTGCTCGCTCAGGGTCTCGGCGCGCTCCGAGATCTGCTCGACGGCCGCACGCGGCAGGACCAGTACCGTGCACGCGGTGACCGCGCGGGCCGTGTACTCCCAGATCGCGTCGGGGTCGAGCAGCGACTGGTCGCCGAAGTAGGCCCCGTCTGCCAGCACACCGAGGACCGCGTCGTCGCCGTAGGGTCCGGTGCCGATCTTCTCGACCTTGCCGTGCGCGAGCAGGAACACCTCCTCGGCATGGCTGCCGAACTCGGCCAGCACATCACCGGGCGAGAACTCCCGCTGCTCGCACCGCTGGGCCAGCTCGCCCAGCACGTCGATGTCCTCGTAAGTCCGCAGGGCCGGCAGTTCGCCCAGTTCGGCGGGGATGACGGCGACCCGGTCGCCGGTCTTCACAAAAGTGACGCGGCCGTCGCCGACCGCGTAGGTGAGCCGCCTGTTCACCCGGTATGTGCCACCCTGCACGTTCACCCAGGGCAGGGTGCGCAGCAGCCAGCGGGAGCTGATCTCCTGCATCTGTGGTGTGGACTTCGTGGTGGTGGCCAGGTTGCGGGCAGCGGCCGTGCCGAGACTCTGCTGCGGCCTGTCCTGCTGCGAGCGAACCTCTTCGCCTACCGACATACGGATTCCCCTCCGGGTGCACTGATATCGCGGTCACCGATCTCGCGACCCAGCCTCCCACCGCGGAATGTGCCGGTGCTATTACCCGAAAGAGCGGGAATGGATCTTAGAAGTCTGGGCATATCAGGGGACTTTGTCGACGATCCGCGCGCCGGGCGGGCTCCTCGCCGAATCTGACCGGATCGACTCGCACGTCCCACCGTCAACTGGCTCCCACCGGGCGTTGGGAGTACAAGCCTGCGTACGAGGCGGCCACGACCAGCGGCCGTCGCACCGTACGAAGGAGTCGGCCATGGCCCCACCCATGTCCGCGGGAAGATTTCTCACCGTCCTCAAGAACGAGGGCGTCCGGGTCGTCGAGGTCGGCGACTGGGAACATCACAACCGCAACCACAAGGGCCCCTGGGGACCCGTCCACGGCGTGATGATCCACCACACCGTCACCTCCGGCAGCGAACGCACCGTCCGCATCTGCCGCGACGGCTACTCGGGCCTGCCGGGCCCGTTGTGCCACGGCGTCATCACCAAGGACGGCCGGGTCCACCTCGTCGGTTACGGCCGCGCCAATCACGCCGGTTTCGGCGACGACGACGTCCTGCGGGCCGTGATCGCCGAGAAGGCCCTCCCGCTGGACAACGAGGCCAACACCGACGGCAACCGGCACTTCTACGGTTTCGAGTGCGAGAACCTCGGCGACGGCAAGGATCCCTGGCCCAAGGCCCAACTCGACGCCATCGAGAGGGTCTCCGCAGCCATCTGCCGTCACCACGGCTGGAACCAGCGGTCCGTCATCGGCCATCTCGAATGGCAGCCCGGCAAGGTCGACCCCCGGGGCTTCACCATGGCCTCCATGAGAGAGCGAATACGGGCCCGCCTGAAGTAGGGACCCGATCGTGGGCGGCCCCCGGCGCCGGCCGGTCATGTGTCCGACAATGGGCGGATGACCGGCCATCCCCGCGCCCCCGACCCCGACCCCGCCACCGCCCTGCGCCCCCGGCTGCCGTCCCCCCTCCAGGAGGTCGCGGACGACCGCTTCGCCCGCCACGGCGTCCGGCTGCTCCTCAAGCGCGACGACCTGATCCATCCGCAGCTCATCGGCAACAAGTGGCGCAAGCTCGTCCCCAGTCTGCGCGCGGCGGCCGGCCGTCCGCTGCTCACCTTCGGCGGCGCCTACTCGAACCATCTGCGCGCCACCGCCGCCGCGGGCCGCCTCCTGGGCGTGCCCACCATCGGCGTGGTCCGCGGCCAGGAGCTGGCCGACCGCCCCCTCAACCCGTCCCTGGCCCGCTGCACGGCCGACGGCATGCGGCTCCACTTCGTCGACAGATCGACGTATCGCCACAAGACCGACCCGGCCACCCTGGCCGCCGTGCTCCGCGCCGCCGGCGCCGAGGACGCCTATGTCGTCCCCGAGGGCGGCAGCAACGCCCTCGCCGTACGCGGCTGCCAGGATCTCGGCACGGAACTGCGCGGCCGGGCCGACGTCGTGGCCATCGCCTGCGGCACCGGCGGCACCCTCGCCGGTCTGGCCGCCGGTCTGGCCCCCGACCAGCGCGCCCTCGGCATCCCCGTCCTCAAGGGCGGCTTCCTCGAAGAGGAGATACGAAGACTCCAGGACCAGGCCTTCGGCGGCCCGCGCGGCGACTGGCGGCTCGACGAGCGCTTCCACTTCGGCGGCTACGCCCGCACCACGCCCGAGCTGGACGCCTTCGCCGCCGACTTCGAGACCCGCCACGGCCTCCCCGTGGAACGTCTCTATGTCGCCAAGTTGCTCCACGGACTTGTCACCCTCACATCGGAAGGCGTCTTCCCGCGCGGGACGACGATCACCGCGGTGATCACAGGGCGCCCGTTCTAGGACGCCTCGCGGTAGACCGCGGCCTCCTCCAGGTCCAGTCTCCGCAGCAGCGTGCGCAGCATCTCGTCGTCGATGTAGCGGCCGTCCCGCAGCCTCACGAACATCTCGCGCTCGGCGCCGATCATCTCCCGGGAGAGGCGGCTGTAGACGTCGTCGACGCTCTCCCCGGTCACCGGGTTCACCGCGCCGAGCCGCTCCCAGACCGCGTTGCGGCGCCGTTCCAGGACCGTACGGAGACGGTCGACGAGCGGCGGCGGCAGCTCGTTGCTCTCGTTCGCGAGGAGTTCGTCGAGGCGGGCCTCGGCGGCCCGGGACGCCTGGGCCTGGGCGTTGGCCTCGGCGAGCGTCTCGGCCTGCTGGT
Encoded proteins:
- a CDS encoding VOC family protein yields the protein MRWTYAFVDRPAAGFERACAFWTAVTAAKLSEPRGERGEFVTLLPETGDACVKAQGVASGDGGAHLDFAAEDVPALVDRAVRLGAEVVTPNDGWAVLRSPAGHLFCVVPWHGESVRTPVVEGSRLDQVCLDVSPAEFDGEVAFWAALSGWDSRAGSLPEFHVLRPPTGLPIRILLQRLDTPRPASAHLDLACADIDATRTRHEHLGATFVAGHPHWTVMRDPAGGTYCLTGRDPETGGLPPRAE
- a CDS encoding dihydrofolate reductase family protein yields the protein MRKLTYLIACSIDGFIGDADGDASFMYPFVVGDFAEYLKAEHPDTNPTQVRRLIGTDGLANKDYDTIIQGRASYDVALKEGITSPFAHLREYVASRTLKESPDPNVEIISDDLVGKVRELKAEDGGLGIYLCGGSAVAGALVDEIDELIIKTYPIVLGTGMPMFGSGFAVSEFTLDEVRSFDNGVLVRTYSRKR
- a CDS encoding TetR/AcrR family transcriptional regulator, which gives rise to MVRNPERRAALLDAAVAVLAREGARGLTFRAVDAEAGVPVGTASNYFADRDALLHQIDTRLQERLTPDPAVVEELLKAPKDRSLVMAFMRDLLARVTGDRTGYLAHLELRLEATRRPALHASYTESVRGELDFGMSFHREAGLPGGDETVMVLYLAMQGLLLEHLTLPDVLDNALPGVPAPEGLMERIVESIVPEH
- a CDS encoding family 2 encapsulin nanocompartment cargo protein polyprenyl transferase; translated protein: MPGAAAGVRGPVGRSGAVSAFDGQEAAEILEQARVSVDPELRRAVGSLPGSMRRVARYHFGWEHADGTPAAGNAGKAIRPALVLAAVAALGGRESAAVRAAAAVELVHNFTLLHDDVMDRDTTRRHRATAWTVFGIPDAILAGDALQALAQQLLAEDPHPASAAAAARLASCVVELCAGQHTDTEMEGRRPQDVTLDEVLAMAEAKTGALLGCACALGALYAGAGEEDVQALDAFGREAGLAFQLIDDVIGIWGDPSRTGKPAGADLMVRKKSLPVVAALASGTPEAAELAELYGLPYEEGDLERTALVVERAGGRDWAQIQAADRMARAMHELSRAVPDPESAGGLLALAEFVTRRSS
- a CDS encoding family 2B encapsulin nanocompartment shell protein; protein product: MSVGEEVRSQQDRPQQSLGTAAARNLATTTKSTPQMQEISSRWLLRTLPWVNVQGGTYRVNRRLTYAVGDGRVTFVKTGDRVAVIPAELGELPALRTYEDIDVLGELAQRCEQREFSPGDVLAEFGSHAEEVFLLAHGKVEKIGTGPYGDDAVLGVLADGAYFGDQSLLDPDAIWEYTARAVTACTVLVLPRAAVEQISERAETLSEHLQEQRSIPSQRTNKYGEKEIDLAAGHSGEPDIPHTFVDYEAAPREYELSVAQTVLRIHTRVADLYNQPMNQTEQQVRLTVEALKERQEHELINNREFGLLHNCEYDQRLQPHDGVPSPDDLDELLSRRRGTKLLLAHPRAISAFGRELNKRGLVPETIDIAGNRIPTWRGVPIYPCNKIPVTEARTTSIIAMRTGEEDQGVIGLRAANIPDEIEPSLSVRFMGINEQAIIKYLVTAYYSAAVLVPDALGVLENVEIGRWR
- a CDS encoding N-acetylmuramoyl-L-alanine amidase; protein product: MAPPMSAGRFLTVLKNEGVRVVEVGDWEHHNRNHKGPWGPVHGVMIHHTVTSGSERTVRICRDGYSGLPGPLCHGVITKDGRVHLVGYGRANHAGFGDDDVLRAVIAEKALPLDNEANTDGNRHFYGFECENLGDGKDPWPKAQLDAIERVSAAICRHHGWNQRSVIGHLEWQPGKVDPRGFTMASMRERIRARLK
- a CDS encoding 1-aminocyclopropane-1-carboxylate deaminase/D-cysteine desulfhydrase, whose protein sequence is MTGHPRAPDPDPATALRPRLPSPLQEVADDRFARHGVRLLLKRDDLIHPQLIGNKWRKLVPSLRAAAGRPLLTFGGAYSNHLRATAAAGRLLGVPTIGVVRGQELADRPLNPSLARCTADGMRLHFVDRSTYRHKTDPATLAAVLRAAGAEDAYVVPEGGSNALAVRGCQDLGTELRGRADVVAIACGTGGTLAGLAAGLAPDQRALGIPVLKGGFLEEEIRRLQDQAFGGPRGDWRLDERFHFGGYARTTPELDAFAADFETRHGLPVERLYVAKLLHGLVTLTSEGVFPRGTTITAVITGRPF